Proteins from a genomic interval of Tepidisphaeraceae bacterium:
- a CDS encoding phytoene/squalene synthase family protein, producing the protein MFTSTSVGQRVAPTDLRSSVAHCRELVRISGSSFYQGMRLIAEPLRTDTFILYSWLRHADDLADNTTTDLAEKGRQLCWFSEYTCRAYEGHVPTVDAPSMLHTQPLWAAFTDLVQRHTLPLAPLQASIRGQFADLNTSSYASFESLREYCYNVASTVGLLCIELWGYDGGEATRELAIKRGLAFQLTNIVRDVREDALVGRVYLPTCFTEGGVTPADVLAGRPNVLRGIDCTLEQAQRFYAESAPLDALVSPHARRCLWAMTERYGGLLRKIAADPSAVLAPQRVRLNSIEKFGILVKAMLR; encoded by the coding sequence GTGTTCACCTCCACGTCGGTCGGGCAGCGGGTGGCGCCGACGGACCTGCGCTCCAGCGTTGCGCACTGTCGCGAGCTGGTGCGCATCAGCGGGTCCAGCTTCTACCAGGGCATGCGGCTGATCGCCGAGCCGTTGCGCACCGATACGTTCATCCTCTACTCGTGGCTGCGCCATGCCGATGATTTGGCCGACAACACCACGACCGACCTCGCCGAGAAGGGCCGGCAGCTCTGCTGGTTCTCTGAGTACACCTGCCGGGCGTACGAGGGGCACGTGCCAACGGTCGACGCGCCGAGCATGCTGCACACGCAGCCACTGTGGGCGGCGTTCACCGATCTGGTTCAGCGGCACACGCTGCCACTGGCGCCGTTGCAGGCTTCGATTCGCGGACAGTTCGCAGATTTGAACACGTCGTCGTACGCGTCGTTCGAGTCGCTGCGCGAGTACTGCTACAACGTCGCGTCGACCGTCGGTTTGCTCTGCATTGAACTGTGGGGCTACGACGGCGGGGAAGCGACGCGCGAGTTGGCGATCAAGCGCGGCCTGGCGTTTCAACTGACCAACATCGTGCGCGACGTGCGCGAGGACGCGCTGGTCGGTCGGGTGTATTTGCCCACCTGCTTCACCGAGGGAGGGGTCACGCCCGCCGACGTGCTGGCCGGTCGGCCGAACGTGTTGCGCGGCATCGATTGCACGCTGGAACAGGCGCAGCGGTTCTACGCCGAGTCGGCACCGCTCGACGCGCTCGTCTCACCCCATGCCCGGCGGTGCCTGTGGGCGATGACCGAACGCTACGGCGGCCTGCTGCGCAAGATCGCCGCCGACCCGTCCGCGGTCCTCGCGCCACAGCGCGTACGGCTCAACTCGATCGAGAAGTTCGGAATTCTCGTGAAAGCGATGCTACGGTGA
- the hpnC gene encoding squalene synthase HpnC has protein sequence MPFAVDELPTSIGAGDPASASPNEHATSVSALTARSTGENFHVLSCLLPKHLRVDFANVYAFCRHADDLADTAPSRAVALRRLDDCEQQLRACYAGSPDQPLFVGLKLTIDRHALPIEPFLDLLSAFRQDQHVSRYERWTDVLDYCTRSANPVGRLVLRLSGHREDDHDALRHSDATCTALQLVNFWQDVRRDILDVDRIYIPTDIANAHGLDLQELHQRITHSGATRDLRDANGDPFAAAYRATLIDLCDRTRSLFTDGRQLLPRVSRDVRPVIALFTLGGEAVLRRIAAIDYRTDLRRPRVGKIGKASLLCKAWITYRLGGK, from the coding sequence ATGCCATTCGCCGTCGATGAACTTCCCACCAGCATCGGTGCTGGCGACCCTGCCTCGGCATCTCCGAACGAACACGCGACATCGGTTAGCGCGTTAACTGCCCGTTCGACGGGCGAGAACTTCCACGTTTTAAGCTGCCTGTTGCCTAAGCATTTGCGGGTCGACTTCGCGAACGTCTACGCCTTCTGCCGGCACGCCGACGACCTGGCCGACACCGCCCCGAGCCGCGCCGTGGCGCTGCGTCGACTGGACGATTGCGAGCAACAGCTGCGCGCCTGCTACGCCGGGTCGCCCGACCAGCCCCTTTTTGTCGGGCTAAAGCTGACGATCGACCGGCACGCCCTGCCGATCGAGCCGTTCCTGGACCTGCTGTCGGCGTTTCGGCAAGACCAGCACGTGTCGCGCTACGAGCGCTGGACCGACGTGCTCGACTACTGCACCCGCAGCGCCAATCCGGTTGGCCGGCTCGTGCTGCGCTTGAGCGGTCATCGCGAGGATGACCACGATGCGCTGCGCCATTCGGACGCCACCTGTACCGCGCTGCAACTGGTGAACTTCTGGCAGGACGTTCGCCGGGACATTCTGGATGTCGATCGCATCTACATCCCCACCGATATCGCCAACGCGCATGGCTTGGACCTGCAGGAACTGCATCAGCGCATCACCCACAGCGGCGCAACGCGCGACTTGCGCGACGCCAACGGCGATCCATTTGCGGCCGCGTATCGCGCGACGCTGATCGACCTGTGTGACCGCACGCGATCGCTGTTCACAGACGGCCGGCAATTGCTGCCGCGCGTGTCGCGCGACGTGCGGCCGGTCATCGCGCTCTTCACGCTTGGTGGTGAAGCGGTGCTGCGCCGCATTGCCGCCATCGACTACCGAACCGATCTCCGTCGCCCGCGCGTCGGCAAGATCGGCAAGGCATCGCTGTTGTGCAAGGCGTGGATCACCTATCGACTGGGAGGAAAATGA
- a CDS encoding MBL fold metallo-hydrolase yields MRYTTLPDWFTATEVGPGVVRINEPYYRQDYRCNILLIKGHDRDLLIDTGLGLGNLRQFLRPMSENPLLICSHSHYDHIGSNFEFPERLIHPAEADVVAQPTQRNTFADPVLLTKDFSTLPWPGWDANDWSPPPAPATGSLNEGDVLELGDRSLRVLHTPGHSWGSICLWDERSRELFCADTVYEGEIFDFLPCSDVPTYVKSMQRLRELPVRVAYPGHGPVLEEAAFFGIVDGYIARNAN; encoded by the coding sequence ATGCGATACACTACCTTACCCGATTGGTTCACGGCCACCGAAGTGGGGCCGGGCGTCGTGCGGATCAACGAGCCTTACTATAGGCAGGACTACCGCTGTAACATTCTGCTGATCAAGGGGCACGACCGCGACCTGCTGATCGACACGGGCCTGGGGCTCGGCAATTTACGCCAATTTCTACGGCCGATGAGCGAAAATCCTCTATTAATCTGCAGTCACTCGCACTACGACCACATCGGCAGCAACTTCGAGTTCCCTGAACGGCTCATCCACCCCGCCGAGGCCGACGTCGTCGCGCAACCCACCCAGCGCAACACATTCGCCGACCCGGTACTGCTGACGAAGGACTTCAGCACGCTTCCCTGGCCCGGTTGGGACGCGAATGATTGGTCGCCACCCCCGGCGCCGGCGACGGGCTCGCTGAACGAGGGAGACGTGCTGGAGCTTGGGGACCGTTCGCTGCGCGTGTTGCACACGCCGGGCCACTCGTGGGGCAGCATCTGCCTGTGGGACGAGCGCAGCCGTGAGTTGTTTTGTGCCGACACTGTCTACGAAGGGGAGATCTTCGACTTCCTGCCCTGCTCGGATGTGCCGACGTACGTGAAGTCGATGCAGCGACTGCGCGAACTGCCGGTGCGCGTGGCGTACCCTGGGCATGGGCCGGTGTTGGAGGAGGCCGCGTTCTTTGGGATCGTCGATGGGTACATCGCGCGGAATGCGAATTGA
- a CDS encoding sugar phosphate isomerase/epimerase, translated as MQLQMCRTWWGAPTDLETLVTQTVAGGFDGIEMPIPKDAPTRKRLRELLSRNGLSMISEVTTGLSDKPTYDWWVPEPHFTVDDHLRDLQTAVNLASEVEPLFISTMCGYDAWSLQQNLDFFGRGVEMSERSGVTISFETHRCRSLFNPWITRDVIAALPTMKLTCDFSHWCVVAERLIDTEMDIIRQCAARAHHVHCRVGYAQHAQVPDPAAPEYQPALLAHERWWDEIWQSQRARGMPVVTMTSEFGPDGYMQQLPYTQQPVANLWNVVCWQGQRQKQRFGRFKS; from the coding sequence ATGCAACTGCAAATGTGCCGTACGTGGTGGGGTGCCCCCACCGATCTCGAAACGCTGGTGACCCAAACCGTCGCCGGCGGGTTTGATGGGATCGAGATGCCGATTCCCAAAGACGCCCCCACGCGCAAGCGGCTGCGCGAACTGCTGTCGCGCAATGGCCTGTCGATGATCTCCGAGGTAACGACCGGCCTAAGCGATAAGCCGACCTACGATTGGTGGGTGCCCGAGCCGCACTTCACGGTCGACGATCACCTGCGCGATCTTCAGACGGCCGTGAACCTCGCCAGCGAGGTCGAACCACTGTTCATCAGCACGATGTGCGGCTACGACGCCTGGAGCCTGCAGCAGAACCTCGACTTCTTCGGCCGCGGCGTCGAGATGAGCGAGCGGAGCGGCGTCACGATCAGCTTCGAGACGCACCGCTGCCGGTCGCTGTTCAACCCGTGGATCACGCGCGACGTGATCGCGGCGCTGCCGACGATGAAGCTCACGTGCGACTTCAGCCATTGGTGCGTGGTGGCCGAGCGGTTGATCGACACGGAGATGGACATCATCAGGCAATGCGCCGCCCGCGCGCACCACGTGCATTGCCGTGTCGGCTATGCCCAGCACGCCCAGGTGCCCGACCCCGCCGCCCCGGAATATCAACCGGCCCTGCTGGCCCACGAGCGCTGGTGGGACGAGATCTGGCAATCGCAACGCGCCCGCGGCATGCCCGTCGTCACCATGACCAGCGAGTTCGGCCCCGACGGCTACATGCAGCAACTGCCCTACACCCAACAACCCGTCGCCAATCTCTGGAACGTCGTCTGCTGGCAAGGCCAACGACAGAAGCAACGGTTCGGACGGTTCAAATCATGA
- a CDS encoding ABC transporter substrate-binding protein: MKNPLKTLLLTAIGAATILSTSSLTHAAEKVRVSIFSWPTYGFWFIAKEKNLAPDVDLDIQIIEDPMQSFGMMSAGQLDVISSTGEYGPIAAEAGSPIKYVAYHGLSYGTDKIIARQEIKTAADLKGKSVAVMEGGLSQIFMGIYLEINGVPFADAKYVNVIMDDAAAAMIGGEVAAGEFWEPYGGQVLKNIKGSHVLANSHDPYWLKTGLLHDAVYMNADFIKNKPEVAKNVMKGWYEAIKFWRANPAEGNAIIAKAIKFDVSAVEETIGSDGKPKVGGMYVYSFEEAARYMGVLPGDAPEGQSNGQVKATTKLTNDWWVKFGIMKKDMPIEASVDLTPLKMLADEGYKAEAK; encoded by the coding sequence ATGAAGAACCCGTTGAAGACCCTCTTACTCACCGCGATCGGCGCGGCGACGATCCTGTCTACCAGTTCCCTCACCCACGCCGCCGAAAAGGTGCGCGTGTCGATCTTCTCCTGGCCCACGTACGGCTTCTGGTTCATCGCCAAAGAGAAGAACCTCGCGCCCGACGTTGACCTCGACATTCAGATCATCGAAGACCCCATGCAGAGCTTCGGCATGATGTCGGCCGGTCAGCTCGACGTTATCAGCAGCACCGGTGAATATGGCCCGATCGCCGCCGAGGCGGGCAGCCCGATCAAGTACGTCGCGTATCACGGCCTGAGCTACGGCACCGACAAGATCATCGCGCGCCAGGAGATCAAGACCGCCGCCGACCTGAAGGGTAAGAGCGTGGCGGTGATGGAGGGTGGGCTGTCGCAGATCTTCATGGGCATCTACCTGGAAATCAACGGCGTGCCGTTCGCCGACGCCAAGTACGTCAACGTCATCATGGACGACGCCGCCGCCGCCATGATCGGTGGCGAGGTGGCCGCTGGGGAATTCTGGGAACCGTACGGCGGACAGGTGCTGAAGAACATCAAGGGCTCGCACGTCCTGGCCAACTCGCACGACCCCTACTGGCTGAAGACCGGCCTGCTGCACGACGCCGTCTACATGAACGCCGACTTTATCAAGAACAAGCCCGAGGTGGCCAAGAACGTCATGAAGGGCTGGTACGAAGCGATCAAGTTCTGGCGCGCCAACCCGGCCGAGGGCAACGCGATCATCGCCAAGGCGATCAAGTTCGACGTGTCGGCCGTCGAGGAGACGATCGGCAGCGACGGCAAGCCCAAGGTCGGCGGCATGTACGTCTATTCCTTCGAGGAAGCCGCCCGCTACATGGGCGTGCTGCCGGGCGACGCGCCCGAGGGCCAGTCCAACGGCCAGGTGAAGGCGACGACGAAGCTCACCAACGACTGGTGGGTGAAGTTCGGCATTATGAAGAAGGACATGCCCATCGAGGCCAGCGTCGACCTGACGCCACTGAAGATGCTGGCCGACGAAGGGTATAAGGCAGAGGCGAAGTAA
- a CDS encoding ABC transporter permease, protein MSYAGDTTDLSPKLMPAASSRNVPGIETTPSRRRSRLLAVRAPIGTGHTLFLGVMGFVLFIGFWHWQSASAANVILASPWDVLKALYTLLAERNFAADIGTSVVRILASFTAACAVAVPLGIVMGTFTRAGALLNPVVAVWRYLPAPAFVPLLLMWFGTGEMQKLALLFLGVVFFLITLVMDHTKQVSMDLIEVAQTLGASRRRLMFSVVVPAVMPHVLDVMRQMLAVSWTYLVIAEIVASTDGIGAVMMRAKRFMRTEDVLAGILVIGALGLAFDCLFRLARHVVFPYLRLKAAK, encoded by the coding sequence ATGTCCTACGCAGGCGACACGACCGATCTCAGCCCAAAGCTGATGCCGGCGGCGTCGTCGCGAAATGTTCCCGGAATCGAAACCACACCGTCGCGCCGGCGCAGTCGCCTGCTGGCCGTGCGCGCGCCGATCGGCACGGGCCACACGCTGTTCCTCGGCGTGATGGGCTTCGTGCTCTTCATCGGCTTCTGGCACTGGCAGTCGGCGTCGGCGGCCAATGTCATCCTGGCGTCGCCGTGGGACGTGCTGAAGGCGCTGTACACGCTGCTCGCCGAGCGCAACTTCGCCGCCGACATCGGAACGAGCGTCGTCCGCATCCTGGCCAGCTTCACCGCGGCGTGCGCGGTCGCGGTGCCGCTGGGCATCGTCATGGGCACCTTCACGCGGGCCGGGGCGCTGCTGAACCCCGTGGTGGCGGTGTGGCGCTACCTGCCCGCGCCGGCGTTCGTGCCGCTGCTGTTGATGTGGTTCGGCACGGGTGAGATGCAGAAGCTGGCGCTGCTGTTCCTGGGCGTGGTCTTCTTCCTGATCACGCTCGTCATGGACCACACGAAGCAGGTCTCGATGGACCTGATCGAGGTCGCCCAGACGCTGGGCGCCAGCCGCCGCCGGTTGATGTTCAGCGTTGTCGTGCCGGCCGTCATGCCGCACGTGCTGGACGTGATGCGGCAGATGCTGGCCGTCAGTTGGACCTACCTCGTGATCGCCGAGATCGTCGCCAGCACCGACGGCATCGGCGCCGTGATGATGCGCGCCAAACGCTTCATGCGCACCGAGGACGTGCTGGCCGGCATCCTCGTCATCGGCGCGCTGGGGCTGGCGTTCGACTGCCTGTTCCGGCTGGCGCGTCACGTGGTGTTCCCGTACTTGCGACTAAAGGCGGCCAAGTGA
- a CDS encoding formylglycine-generating enzyme family protein → MTSTLTAPLPAGTTFRDADAAPEMVVLPAGAFTMGATDGDDKFISRIELPRHTVQIKPNVAIGRYPVTFDAWDAYSAAVPSAHRPDDCGWGRGWLPVFNISWDDVQGYLLWLSRITGRAYRLPTEAEWEYGCRAGTTGVFATGSNITVEQANFLYYDYRQEPGKGRPVAVGSYPANAFGLFDMHGNVCELTADDWHDDYTGAPTDGSAWMNSGDRPSQWKVVRNGGWDALPRVLRCAYRDWIGSAQRFDNTGFRVACDL, encoded by the coding sequence ATGACCAGCACGCTCACCGCACCTCTCCCCGCGGGCACGACGTTCCGCGATGCCGACGCCGCGCCCGAAATGGTCGTGCTGCCTGCGGGCGCGTTCACGATGGGCGCGACGGACGGCGACGACAAGTTCATCAGCCGAATCGAACTGCCGCGGCACACGGTGCAGATCAAGCCGAACGTTGCCATCGGCCGATATCCCGTGACGTTCGACGCGTGGGATGCCTACTCGGCCGCCGTGCCCAGTGCACATCGCCCCGATGACTGTGGCTGGGGGCGTGGGTGGCTGCCGGTCTTCAACATCAGTTGGGACGACGTGCAGGGTTACCTGTTGTGGCTGTCGCGCATCACCGGTCGCGCCTATCGCCTGCCGACCGAGGCCGAGTGGGAGTACGGCTGCCGGGCCGGCACGACGGGCGTCTTCGCCACCGGGTCGAACATCACGGTCGAACAGGCCAATTTCCTCTACTACGACTACCGCCAGGAACCCGGCAAGGGCCGCCCGGTGGCCGTCGGTTCGTATCCCGCCAACGCCTTCGGCCTGTTCGACATGCACGGCAACGTCTGCGAACTGACGGCCGACGATTGGCACGACGACTACACCGGCGCCCCGACGGACGGCTCGGCGTGGATGAACAGTGGGGACCGTCCATCACAATGGAAGGTCGTCCGCAACGGTGGCTGGGACGCGCTGCCGCGCGTCCTTCGCTGCGCTTATCGCGATTGGATCGGCAGCGCACAGCGATTCGACAACACCGGTTTCCGCGTGGCCTGTGACCTGTGA
- a CDS encoding aromatic ring-hydroxylating dioxygenase subunit alpha: MSAIKTTPLSVLHEKMLEAAGRPLSQATTFPPGAYTDPVHYEFEVDNILKREWLSVGHVSQIPKAGDYFNLDLLGEPMVVVRGKDMLVRVLSRVCPHRGMDVNPTEYGREAKGNARFLICPYHFWTYDLDGRCKGAPEMNKSENFNRKETGLPHFRSEIWNGLIFVTFAADIPPAAEVYGDMGKKLADWQLGNLEVMAEMEWDCAFNWKVIVENFAECYHHCGAHIKTFEPLFPAKTCYSDEEQPMYTVAHLPLIKELADDVRSDKSELKTFIDIPTVPVEKRVEWYVYVGYPTMLLFAAPDRVYWYRVVPDGPQRVKLLTTILAHPDARKMPHFEKALETDIQMLKDFHMEDMEACEAVQKGMNSATYRQGPLSYLEQPIWFIQRYLARKIREAYEQPVPAPDRGGAIAYSPQCAGDCHDEPVDARAYDVAAAHVRA; encoded by the coding sequence ATGTCGGCTATCAAGACGACCCCGTTGTCCGTGCTTCATGAGAAAATGTTGGAAGCGGCCGGTCGGCCGTTGAGCCAGGCGACGACCTTTCCGCCCGGCGCGTACACCGACCCGGTCCACTACGAGTTCGAGGTCGACAATATCCTGAAGCGCGAGTGGCTCAGCGTGGGCCACGTCTCGCAGATTCCCAAGGCCGGTGACTACTTCAACCTAGACCTGCTCGGCGAGCCGATGGTCGTCGTGCGCGGCAAGGACATGCTCGTGCGCGTGCTGTCGCGCGTCTGTCCGCATCGCGGCATGGACGTGAACCCAACCGAGTACGGCCGTGAGGCCAAGGGCAACGCGCGGTTCCTCATCTGTCCCTACCACTTCTGGACCTACGACCTCGACGGCCGCTGTAAAGGCGCGCCCGAGATGAACAAGAGCGAGAACTTCAACCGCAAAGAGACCGGCCTGCCCCACTTTCGCTCGGAAATCTGGAACGGCCTGATCTTCGTCACCTTCGCCGCCGACATTCCCCCTGCCGCTGAAGTGTACGGCGACATGGGCAAGAAGCTGGCCGACTGGCAGCTGGGCAACCTTGAAGTGATGGCCGAGATGGAGTGGGACTGCGCCTTCAACTGGAAGGTGATCGTCGAGAACTTCGCCGAGTGCTACCACCACTGCGGCGCGCACATCAAGACGTTCGAACCGCTATTTCCGGCTAAAACGTGCTATTCGGATGAAGAACAGCCGATGTACACCGTTGCGCATCTGCCATTGATCAAAGAGCTGGCCGACGACGTGCGATCGGACAAGAGCGAGCTGAAGACCTTCATCGATATTCCCACCGTGCCGGTCGAGAAACGCGTGGAGTGGTACGTCTACGTCGGCTACCCCACCATGCTGCTGTTCGCGGCGCCCGACCGCGTCTACTGGTACCGCGTGGTGCCCGATGGTCCCCAGCGGGTGAAGCTGCTGACCACCATTCTCGCCCATCCCGATGCGCGCAAGATGCCGCACTTCGAGAAGGCGCTGGAGACCGACATCCAGATGCTGAAGGACTTCCACATGGAAGACATGGAGGCCTGCGAGGCCGTGCAGAAGGGCATGAACTCCGCCACCTATCGCCAAGGCCCGCTGAGCTATTTAGAACAACCGATCTGGTTCATCCAGCGATACCTCGCCCGCAAGATTCGCGAGGCGTACGAACAACCCGTCCCGGCACCGGATCGCGGTGGCGCGATTGCCTATTCACCCCAATGCGCCGGCGACTGCCACGACGAACCCGTTGACGCCCGCGCGTATGACGTCGCCGCGGCGCACGTGCGGGCATAG
- a CDS encoding ABC transporter substrate-binding protein: MVSPVRSLAFVFAFLISLALSGVARAQEALRIGYSDWPGWHLWDVAKEKGFFDKAGVKVELVWMDYMASMEAFSAGKLDGVAMTNGDAMVTGAGGRKGTNILLNDFSNGNDMIVVAPGRGIETVKDLKGKKIGLELNIVDHLLLLKALEMNGMSESDVTLVNVSTPETPQTLASGDVDAIGSYYPFSGQALTQVPGSKTIFTSKDAPGLIFDCLYVGRESLAARRGDWKKVAEAWYMAVDYLKDPATRDDAIKIMAGRCGVAPAEYAPFLDGTYHLSLDEAAKAWQKSEALTSIYGSTKVADAFNVKHKVYESPQDIDSYLDPSITMELAKAKGITVAADTK; this comes from the coding sequence ATGGTGTCACCCGTCAGGTCCCTCGCGTTCGTCTTTGCCTTTCTCATCTCCCTGGCGCTGTCCGGCGTTGCGCGGGCACAGGAGGCGCTGCGCATCGGCTATAGCGACTGGCCCGGTTGGCACCTCTGGGACGTCGCCAAGGAAAAGGGCTTCTTCGACAAGGCCGGCGTGAAGGTCGAGCTGGTCTGGATGGACTACATGGCCAGCATGGAGGCCTTCAGCGCCGGTAAGCTCGACGGTGTCGCGATGACCAACGGCGACGCCATGGTCACCGGCGCCGGTGGCCGTAAGGGGACCAACATCCTCCTGAACGACTTCTCCAACGGTAACGACATGATCGTCGTCGCGCCCGGCCGGGGCATCGAGACCGTGAAGGACCTGAAAGGCAAGAAGATCGGGCTCGAGCTGAACATCGTCGACCACCTCCTGCTGCTGAAAGCGCTGGAGATGAACGGCATGAGCGAGTCGGACGTGACGCTGGTCAACGTATCCACCCCCGAAACGCCGCAGACGCTGGCGTCGGGCGATGTGGATGCGATTGGATCGTACTACCCGTTCTCGGGGCAGGCGCTAACGCAGGTGCCGGGCTCGAAGACGATCTTCACCAGCAAGGACGCGCCGGGCCTGATCTTCGATTGCCTCTACGTCGGCCGCGAAAGCCTCGCCGCCCGGCGTGGTGATTGGAAGAAGGTGGCCGAGGCGTGGTACATGGCGGTCGACTACCTGAAGGACCCGGCCACGCGCGACGACGCGATCAAGATTATGGCCGGCCGCTGTGGGGTGGCGCCGGCGGAGTACGCGCCGTTCCTGGACGGCACGTACCACCTGTCGCTCGACGAGGCCGCCAAGGCTTGGCAGAAGAGCGAGGCGCTGACCTCCATCTACGGCAGCACGAAGGTCGCCGACGCGTTCAACGTGAAGCACAAGGTCTACGAGTCGCCGCAGGACATCGATTCGTACCTCGACCCCAGCATCACGATGGAACTGGCCAAAGCCAAGGGCATCACCGTCGCGGCGGATACGAAGTAA